The following proteins are co-located in the Silene latifolia isolate original U9 population chromosome 1, ASM4854445v1, whole genome shotgun sequence genome:
- the LOC141589406 gene encoding E3 ubiquitin-protein ligase SPL2-like: MIGELHIFALFASIGSYCASRWMKTRMQQAHDKVDMLRSIPDVPIGVASAMLPDPDTKRLVWLRGVILPLSSVDNLGDADDNNKALVLNNTADLKAVVIVDRTWHIYKKKATRMIRGISKTTNANLISDSKKQVPFIIARQISKPCNEYVFVNWDGNEDLVPLKQVSCTRKQLLNLSQLDSELTVEEEREEKALSQGTVVTALGLLSSDKGIPTIEPSEEHPFFV; this comes from the exons ATGATTGGAGAGCTGCACATATTCGCCTTATTTGCAAGCATAGGAAGCTACTGTGCATCAAGGTGGATGAAGACACGAATGCAACAAGCACACGACAAAGTCgatatgctacgttccattcccGATGTACCCATTGGTGTCGCTTCTGCAATGCTACCTGACCCGGATACCAAGAGACTAGTTTGGTTACGCGGTGTCATCTTGCCCCTTTCCTCCGTCGACAATCTTGGTGACGCGGATGATAATAATAAGGCACTTGTATTAAATAATACTGCTGATCTTAAGGCTGTAGTCATTGTGGATCGAACTTGG CACATATACAAGAAAAAAGCAACAAGAATGATCCGAGGCATCTCAAAAACGACGAACGCAAATCTTATATCGGACTCAAAGAAGCAG GTTCCTTTTATCATAGCGAGACAAATATCGAAACCATGCAACGAATATGTATTTGTTAATTGGGACGGTAACGAAGACCTTGTTCCCCTAAAACAAGTTAGTTGTACTAGGAAACAACTTCTTAATCTTTCACAATTG GATAGTGAACTGACAGTTGAGGAGGAACGTGAAGAAAAAGCCCTTTCACAAGGCACGGTTGTTACTGCCCTTGGCCTCCTAAGCTCAGATAAAGGAATTCCCACCATCGAACCCTCTGAAGAACACCCTTTTTTCGTGTAA
- the LOC141613745 gene encoding ubiquitin-like protein ATG12, with product MASESPSVVPKVVIYLRATGDAPILKQQKFQVSGNDKFARVIEFLRRQLHRDTLFVYVNSAFSPNPDELVSDLYNNFGIDSKLVVNYACSMAWG from the exons ATGGCTTCCGAATCTCCCTCTGTTGTTCCCAAAG TTGTGATTTATCTTCGTGCTACTGGCGATGCCCCAATTCTTAAGCAACAAAAATTCCAG GTCTCTGGCAACGACAAATTTGCAAGGGTTATTGAGTTTCTGCGAAGGCAACTCCACAGGGACACTTTG TTTGTGTATGTCAACAGCGCTTTCTCTCCTAACCCAGATGAATTGGTGTCGGATCTTTACAAC AACTTCGGCATTGACAGTAAGCTGGTCGTGAACTATGCGTGCTCCATGGCATGGGGTTGA